The Streptomyces sp. CC0208 genome window below encodes:
- a CDS encoding DUF1772 domain-containing protein encodes MPNSPVATMARGAGLLFTGVFTGFLVAVLVLELSLRGFDRHVYTQVRQVELDSLDKLAVVTLLPALITTGLLVATTFRQGGRTSWWTLTAFTLLVGILALTLVINMPINADQLDWSVQAPPADWTSVRDRWQIAHSVRTGAAVLAFGALIADTARTSHRPHQGTPAAPPHELPAAPEDSAPQQRTGR; translated from the coding sequence GTGCCGAACAGCCCGGTTGCCACGATGGCGCGAGGGGCCGGCCTGTTGTTCACGGGCGTCTTCACGGGCTTCCTCGTCGCCGTACTCGTCCTCGAACTGTCCCTGCGGGGCTTCGACCGTCACGTCTACACCCAGGTCCGTCAGGTCGAACTCGATTCGCTCGACAAGCTGGCGGTCGTCACGCTCCTGCCCGCACTGATCACCACGGGATTGCTCGTCGCCACCACGTTCAGGCAGGGCGGCCGCACCTCTTGGTGGACGCTGACGGCATTCACCCTGCTGGTCGGGATCCTCGCCCTGACTCTCGTGATCAATATGCCCATCAACGCCGACCAGCTCGACTGGAGCGTGCAGGCGCCGCCCGCGGACTGGACGTCCGTACGTGATCGCTGGCAGATCGCCCACAGCGTGCGGACCGGTGCGGCCGTGCTCGCGTTCGGAGCTCTGATCGCCGACACGGCGCGAACATCGCACCGCCCGCATCAGGGGACACCGGCGGCACCGCCGCACGAACTCCCGGCCGCACCAGAGGATTCCGCACCGCAGCAACGGACAGGAAGGTGA
- a CDS encoding alpha/beta hydrolase yields MREIELSSGTIAYEDTGGDGPTVVLLHGWMMDASLWDGPIADLSADHRCIAPTLPFGAHRHPMSADADLSLPGIARLVTEFLDRLDLHDVTLVGNDTGGALVQLLMCEGVARVGQAVLVSCDAFDNFPPGLTGKTLALTGKLPPRLFGLFMQQMRLRPLRRLPFAFGWLTLRGDAATARWTKPVMEQQEIRYDAVRTLRAATTDAQLLLAAAERLPSFEQPALVVWAGADRVMPPEHGRRLAELLPQGRLVDIADSYTLIPLDQPTELAHHIREFTHA; encoded by the coding sequence ATGAGGGAGATCGAACTGTCCTCCGGAACCATCGCCTACGAGGACACCGGCGGCGACGGCCCTACGGTCGTGCTCCTGCACGGATGGATGATGGACGCCTCGCTGTGGGACGGCCCGATCGCCGACCTGTCCGCCGACCACCGGTGCATCGCACCGACCCTGCCGTTCGGCGCCCACCGTCACCCGATGTCCGCCGACGCCGATCTGTCACTGCCCGGTATCGCACGGCTGGTCACGGAATTCCTCGACCGCCTCGATCTCCACGACGTCACGCTCGTCGGCAACGACACCGGCGGAGCACTCGTCCAACTGCTCATGTGCGAAGGGGTCGCCCGTGTGGGACAGGCTGTGCTCGTCTCGTGCGACGCGTTCGACAACTTCCCGCCGGGCCTGACAGGCAAGACACTCGCGCTCACCGGCAAGCTCCCGCCCCGCCTGTTCGGACTGTTCATGCAGCAGATGAGACTGCGGCCGCTCCGGCGCCTGCCGTTCGCGTTCGGGTGGCTCACCCTGCGCGGAGACGCCGCCACCGCCCGGTGGACGAAGCCGGTCATGGAGCAGCAAGAGATTCGCTACGACGCCGTACGAACGCTTCGAGCCGCGACGACAGACGCCCAACTCCTGCTCGCCGCAGCCGAACGCCTGCCGAGCTTCGAGCAGCCCGCCCTGGTGGTCTGGGCCGGCGCAGACCGCGTGATGCCACCCGAACACGGCCGACGCCTCGCCGAACTCCTCCCTCAGGGTCGCCTGGTCGACATCGCAGACAGCTACACCCTCATCCCCCTGGACCAGCCGACAGAACTCGCACATCACATCCGCGAGTTCACCCATGCCTGA
- a CDS encoding PaaI family thioesterase, translated as MSTTPSTGPWAGADFQEPPRTPGGVALCGACRAAGSCRLGVEHERLDEDGSAVFELSCPRDQEGGPDVAHGGWTAAVLDDCLGHLPLLHRVLSVTAELTVSFVKPVPVQRPLEVRAWVEKREGRRWYIAGEMVLLPTRAVLARVSGIWVTRDQGHFARHQEWLAGQDAEAK; from the coding sequence ATGTCCACGACGCCGTCGACCGGGCCCTGGGCGGGGGCCGACTTCCAGGAACCGCCCCGGACTCCCGGCGGGGTGGCCCTGTGCGGGGCGTGCCGCGCCGCCGGTTCCTGCCGGCTGGGAGTGGAGCACGAGCGGCTGGACGAGGACGGGTCGGCGGTGTTCGAGCTGTCCTGTCCGCGCGACCAGGAGGGCGGGCCCGATGTGGCGCACGGCGGCTGGACCGCGGCCGTACTGGACGACTGCCTCGGCCATCTGCCGCTGCTGCACCGAGTGTTGAGCGTGACGGCGGAGCTGACCGTGAGCTTCGTGAAGCCGGTTCCGGTGCAGCGGCCGCTGGAGGTCCGGGCCTGGGTGGAGAAGCGGGAGGGCAGGCGCTGGTACATCGCGGGCGAGATGGTGCTGCTGCCGACGCGGGCCGTGCTGGCCCGGGTCTCCGGGATCTGGGTGACCCGGGACCAGGGCCACTTCGCACGGCACCAGGAGTGGCTTGCCGGCCAGGACGCCGAGGCCAAGTAG
- a CDS encoding NAD(P)H-binding protein — protein MFVVIGATGSVGRETVRLLLQAGEKAVAVTRDPAAVLPDGTQVVTGDPSRPDSLTAMPDGVEAVLLSPRAVGGAAAELLALAAARGARRVVALSAATVERPAGHRRFADEFRAVEEAVRRSGLQWTLLRCADFAANALAWAPQIRATGVVRGAYGDAATSPIHQRDIAEVAVRALTDVHAVHKGRAYLLTGPQSLDQRDKVRLIGDAIGRELSFQELAPTQVRQAMLAQGLAEDIPDRLLGSLADFANKPGPATDTVERLLGRPALTFATWAAENSAAFTSPVRS, from the coding sequence ATGTTCGTGGTGATCGGAGCGACCGGGAGCGTAGGACGGGAAACGGTCCGTCTCTTGCTTCAGGCCGGGGAGAAGGCGGTGGCGGTCACCCGCGATCCAGCCGCCGTGCTGCCCGATGGTACGCAGGTGGTGACCGGGGATCCGTCCCGGCCGGACAGTCTCACGGCAATGCCCGACGGCGTGGAGGCGGTCCTGCTCAGCCCACGCGCTGTCGGTGGAGCCGCCGCCGAGCTGCTGGCGCTGGCCGCGGCCAGGGGCGCGCGGCGGGTGGTGGCACTGTCGGCCGCGACCGTGGAGCGCCCAGCCGGACACCGGCGGTTCGCAGACGAGTTCAGGGCGGTGGAGGAAGCGGTCAGGCGCTCAGGTCTGCAGTGGACGCTCCTGCGGTGCGCCGACTTCGCCGCCAACGCTCTGGCCTGGGCTCCGCAGATCCGCGCGACCGGAGTCGTGCGGGGCGCCTACGGCGACGCGGCGACCTCGCCGATCCATCAGCGCGACATCGCGGAGGTGGCCGTACGGGCACTCACCGACGTGCACGCAGTGCACAAGGGCCGCGCCTACCTGCTCACCGGCCCACAGTCACTCGACCAGCGGGACAAGGTCCGTCTCATCGGCGACGCCATCGGCCGGGAGCTGTCCTTCCAGGAACTCGCCCCCACTCAGGTCCGCCAGGCCATGCTCGCCCAGGGCCTCGCCGAGGACATTCCCGACCGGCTCCTCGGCTCCCTGGCCGACTTCGCGAACAAGCCGGGCCCGGCCACGGACACCGTGGAACGGCTCCTGGGCCGCCCGGCACTCACCTTCGCCACGTGGGCCGCCGAGAACAGCGCCGCCTTCACGTCCCCGGTCCGCTCATGA
- a CDS encoding MarR family transcriptional regulator: MVPVPSGDEARRRRRATVEVKQGLRELGAELTLLNRRVGARLGLKDIDLDCLDLINAHGPLSPTALARRAGLHAATTTGVLDRLERAGWVARERDPADRRAFLVRALRDRNAELLELFAGMNSSVEQICADYDDADLERLADFLRRTADAGRNAAEELAGS, from the coding sequence ATGGTTCCCGTACCATCTGGGGATGAGGCCCGCCGTCGACGGCGGGCCACGGTCGAGGTCAAGCAGGGGCTGCGCGAGCTGGGAGCCGAGCTGACTCTGCTCAACCGCCGGGTCGGCGCGCGCCTCGGACTCAAGGACATCGACCTGGACTGCCTCGACCTCATCAACGCCCACGGGCCGCTGAGCCCGACCGCGCTGGCCCGACGGGCGGGGCTGCACGCCGCCACGACGACAGGGGTTCTCGACCGGCTCGAACGTGCCGGCTGGGTGGCCCGCGAGCGCGACCCGGCGGATCGCCGGGCCTTCCTGGTCCGAGCGCTGCGCGACCGCAACGCCGAACTGCTGGAGCTCTTCGCCGGGATGAACTCCTCGGTGGAGCAGATCTGCGCCGACTACGACGATGCCGACCTCGAACGACTCGCCGACTTCCTTCGCCGTACAGCCGACGCCGGGCGCAACGCGGCCGAGGAACTGGCAGGCAGCTGA
- a CDS encoding beta-1,3-glucanase family protein: MQRIVSAPTSSPPAGAARPRAALGLVVVLIAALFTVLAPTPARAADQLLSQGRPATASSTENAGTPASAAVDGDTGTRWSSAFSDPQWIRVDLGSVQQLSRVSLNWEAAYATAFQIQTSTDATTWTTVHSTTTATGGTQSITISGSGRYVRLYGTARGTPYGYSLWEFQVYGPGGTTPPDDFWGSTTDIPPASNAVEVKILNRTNGKYPDSQVYWSFNGQTHSIAEQPYLDMPANSAGRMYFYLGSPNSPYYDFIEFTVGNNVFNGNTTRVDAFGLKLAMRLHTKDGYDAEVGENRQTFAEDRATTFQRFTDAVPDQFKVLARTQAPYRIIAPGSDPSFRAGGANANYFTAYAQSVGVNAATSDIFGCAASLAGNPDMCAALNRHVATLPASQQSDPAQFYKAAPANYYAKFWHDNAINHLAYGFPYDDVAGQSSFISHANPQWLLVAVGW; the protein is encoded by the coding sequence ATGCAGAGGATCGTCAGCGCCCCCACCAGCAGTCCCCCAGCCGGCGCCGCACGCCCACGCGCGGCGCTCGGCCTCGTCGTCGTCCTGATAGCCGCCTTGTTCACGGTCCTGGCGCCCACGCCCGCACGGGCCGCGGACCAGCTGTTGTCCCAGGGCAGACCGGCCACCGCATCATCGACCGAGAACGCGGGCACCCCCGCGAGCGCAGCCGTGGACGGCGACACCGGCACCCGCTGGTCCTCCGCCTTCTCCGACCCGCAATGGATACGGGTCGACCTCGGATCCGTCCAGCAGCTCAGCCGTGTCAGCCTCAACTGGGAGGCCGCCTACGCGACCGCCTTCCAGATCCAGACCTCCACCGACGCCACCACCTGGACCACCGTCCACTCGACCACCACCGCGACCGGCGGCACCCAGAGCATCACCATCTCCGGCAGCGGACGCTACGTCCGCCTCTACGGCACCGCGCGCGGGACCCCGTACGGCTACTCCCTGTGGGAGTTCCAGGTCTACGGCCCCGGCGGCACCACTCCGCCGGACGACTTCTGGGGCAGCACCACCGACATACCCCCGGCGAGCAACGCCGTCGAGGTGAAGATCCTCAACCGCACCAACGGCAAGTACCCCGACAGCCAGGTGTACTGGAGCTTCAACGGTCAAACGCACTCCATCGCCGAGCAGCCCTACCTCGACATGCCCGCCAACTCCGCCGGCCGCATGTACTTCTACCTCGGCTCCCCCAACAGCCCCTACTACGACTTCATCGAGTTCACCGTCGGCAACAACGTCTTCAACGGCAACACCACCCGGGTCGACGCCTTCGGCCTGAAACTGGCCATGCGCCTGCACACCAAGGACGGCTACGACGCCGAGGTCGGCGAGAACCGGCAGACCTTCGCCGAGGACCGCGCCACCACGTTCCAGCGCTTCACCGACGCCGTACCGGACCAGTTCAAGGTGCTGGCCCGGACCCAGGCGCCGTACCGGATCATCGCGCCCGGAAGCGACCCGAGCTTCCGCGCGGGCGGCGCCAACGCCAACTACTTCACCGCCTACGCCCAGTCCGTGGGCGTGAACGCGGCCACCTCCGACATCTTCGGCTGCGCCGCCTCCCTGGCGGGCAACCCCGACATGTGCGCCGCCCTCAACCGCCACGTCGCCACGCTGCCGGCCTCCCAGCAGTCCGACCCGGCGCAGTTCTACAAGGCGGCACCGGCGAACTACTACGCCAAGTTCTGGCACGACAACGCCATCAACCACCTCGCCTACGGCTTCCCCTACGACGACGTGGCGGGCCAGTCCTCCTTCATCTCCCACGCCAACCCGCAATGGCTCCTGGTAGCGGTCGGCTGGTAG
- a CDS encoding discoidin domain-containing protein, which produces MRLRSLGVALAATAALITLPTTQLPAAAAASADTNLSQGRVATSSSIENAGTPASAAVDGNTATRWSSAFTDDQWLQVDLGATASISQVVINWEAAYGKDYKVQSSSDGSTWTDLRSVTGGDGGTDTLDVSGQGRYVRLLGIHRATQWGYSTWEFQVFGTTGGGSGPIQGGGDLGPNVIVVDPSTPNLQQKFDQVFAQQESAQFGSGRYQFLLKPGTYNGINAQLGFYTSISGLGLNPDDTQINGDVTVDAGWFNGNATQNFWRSAENLAIRPSNGTDRWAVAQAAPFRRIHIQGGLNLAPNGYGWASGGYIADSKIDGTVGPYSQQQWYTRDSSVGGWTNGVWNMTFTGVQGAPATNFDSGPYTTLDTTPVSREKPFLYLDGSTYKVFVPAKRTNARGVSWPANAGTSLPLDRFYVVKPGATAATINQALAQGLNLLFTPGVYHLDRTIDVTRPGTVVLGLGLATLVPDNGLDAMHVADVDGVRLAGFLIDAGRANSDTLLRIGEPGASADHAADPTTMQDVFVRIGGAGPGLATNSVVVNSDDVVIDHTWLWRADHGDGVGWDTNRADYGLKVNGDDVLATGLFVEHFNKYDVLWSGERGRTIFFQNEKAYDAPNAAAITHDGIVGYAAYKVADTVTQHEAWGLGSYCNYTSDPSIVQHHGFQVPVRSGVKMHDLLVISLGGKGQYAHVVNDTGAPTSGTDTVPSKVTQFP; this is translated from the coding sequence ATGAGACTCAGATCCCTGGGTGTCGCGCTTGCCGCCACGGCAGCACTGATCACCCTGCCCACCACCCAACTCCCGGCGGCCGCGGCCGCGAGCGCCGACACCAACCTGTCCCAGGGCAGGGTGGCGACGTCCTCCAGCATCGAGAACGCCGGCACTCCCGCGAGCGCGGCAGTGGACGGCAACACCGCCACCCGATGGTCCTCGGCATTCACCGATGACCAGTGGCTGCAGGTCGACCTCGGGGCCACCGCCTCCATCAGCCAAGTCGTCATCAACTGGGAGGCCGCCTACGGCAAGGACTACAAGGTCCAGTCCTCGAGCGACGGCAGCACCTGGACCGACCTGCGCTCGGTCACCGGTGGAGACGGCGGAACCGACACCCTCGACGTCTCCGGTCAAGGCCGGTACGTACGGCTCCTGGGCATCCACCGCGCCACCCAATGGGGCTACTCCACCTGGGAGTTCCAGGTCTTCGGCACCACGGGCGGCGGCAGCGGCCCGATCCAGGGCGGCGGTGACCTCGGTCCGAACGTGATCGTCGTGGACCCGTCCACCCCCAACCTCCAGCAGAAGTTCGATCAGGTCTTCGCCCAGCAGGAGTCGGCGCAGTTCGGGTCGGGGCGCTACCAGTTCCTGCTCAAGCCCGGCACCTACAACGGCATCAACGCCCAACTCGGCTTCTACACCTCGATCTCAGGCCTGGGGCTGAACCCCGACGACACCCAGATCAACGGTGACGTCACCGTCGACGCGGGCTGGTTCAACGGCAACGCCACCCAGAACTTCTGGCGTTCGGCGGAGAACCTCGCCATCAGGCCGTCCAACGGCACCGACCGCTGGGCCGTGGCCCAGGCCGCGCCCTTCCGCCGCATCCACATCCAGGGTGGTCTCAACCTGGCGCCCAACGGCTACGGTTGGGCCTCCGGCGGCTACATCGCCGACTCGAAGATCGACGGCACCGTCGGCCCGTACTCCCAGCAGCAGTGGTACACCCGCGACAGTTCCGTCGGCGGCTGGACCAACGGCGTGTGGAACATGACGTTCACCGGGGTTCAGGGCGCGCCGGCGACCAACTTCGACTCGGGCCCGTACACCACCCTCGACACGACCCCCGTCTCCCGCGAGAAACCGTTCCTCTACCTCGACGGCAGCACCTACAAGGTGTTCGTGCCCGCCAAGCGCACCAACGCGCGCGGGGTGTCCTGGCCGGCGAACGCCGGTACCTCGCTCCCGCTGGACCGGTTCTACGTCGTCAAGCCGGGCGCCACCGCCGCCACCATCAACCAGGCGCTGGCCCAGGGACTCAACCTGCTGTTCACTCCCGGGGTCTACCACCTCGACCGGACCATCGACGTGACACGGCCCGGCACCGTGGTGCTCGGACTGGGCCTGGCCACGCTCGTGCCGGACAACGGCCTCGACGCCATGCACGTGGCCGACGTCGACGGCGTACGGCTCGCCGGTTTCCTCATCGACGCCGGTCGCGCCAACTCCGACACGCTGCTGCGGATCGGCGAGCCCGGCGCCTCCGCCGACCACGCGGCCGACCCCACCACCATGCAGGACGTCTTCGTCCGCATCGGCGGAGCGGGCCCTGGGCTCGCGACCAACTCCGTCGTCGTCAACAGCGACGACGTGGTCATCGACCACACCTGGCTGTGGCGCGCCGACCACGGCGACGGAGTCGGATGGGACACCAATCGCGCCGACTACGGACTGAAGGTCAACGGCGACGACGTCCTGGCCACCGGGCTGTTCGTGGAGCACTTCAACAAGTACGACGTGCTGTGGAGCGGCGAACGGGGCCGGACGATCTTCTTCCAGAACGAGAAGGCCTACGACGCCCCGAACGCCGCCGCCATCACCCATGACGGCATCGTCGGCTACGCGGCCTACAAGGTCGCCGACACCGTGACACAGCACGAGGCGTGGGGGCTGGGCAGCTATTGCAACTACACCTCGGATCCCTCCATCGTGCAGCACCACGGCTTCCAGGTGCCGGTCAGATCCGGTGTCAAGATGCATGATCTGCTGGTGATCTCGCTGGGCGGCAAGGGCCAGTACGCCCACGTCGTCAACGACACCGGTGCGCCTACGTCCGGCACCGACACGGTGCCCTCCAAAGTCACGCAGTTCCCGTAA
- a CDS encoding phosphotransferase: MTDTEITADLVRDLLQDQHPDLAGLAIREVPGGWGNQMWRLGDELAVRMQRMDPTPELQLKERRWLPLLAPHLPLPVPVPVRFGEPTERFPKHWTVMTWVPGEPLDHGSIIHGDHAADTLAGFLRALHVEAPAEAPIAADRGAHPKHCTDGFENFLQAVVLDGITADVRAVWDDAVAAQAWEGPRVWVHGDLHPANVVVSDGTLSGIVDFGDMFAGDPAWDLAAAWMLLPAGTASRFFDMYARADEAAIRRARGLAAMKSLFLMLMGQNGDRGLPGGKPHWGPVGRAALDRVLKGV, encoded by the coding sequence ATGACCGACACCGAGATCACCGCGGACTTGGTCCGCGACCTGCTGCAGGACCAACATCCAGACCTTGCGGGGCTGGCCATCCGCGAGGTGCCCGGCGGCTGGGGCAACCAAATGTGGCGCCTCGGGGACGAGTTGGCCGTGCGCATGCAACGTATGGACCCCACCCCGGAACTCCAGCTCAAAGAGCGGCGGTGGCTCCCTCTGCTGGCCCCCCACCTGCCGCTCCCGGTGCCGGTCCCGGTGCGGTTCGGCGAACCGACCGAGCGCTTCCCCAAGCACTGGACCGTGATGACGTGGGTCCCCGGTGAGCCGCTGGACCACGGCTCGATCATCCACGGCGACCACGCGGCCGACACGCTGGCAGGCTTCCTCCGAGCGCTCCACGTGGAGGCACCCGCCGAGGCGCCGATCGCCGCAGACCGCGGTGCCCATCCCAAGCACTGCACCGACGGCTTCGAGAACTTCCTCCAGGCCGTGGTCCTTGACGGCATCACCGCCGACGTCCGGGCCGTCTGGGACGACGCCGTTGCGGCCCAGGCATGGGAAGGTCCGCGGGTCTGGGTGCACGGCGACCTCCATCCCGCCAACGTCGTCGTCTCGGACGGAACCCTCTCGGGCATCGTCGACTTCGGCGACATGTTCGCCGGCGATCCGGCGTGGGACCTCGCCGCCGCATGGATGCTGCTCCCGGCGGGCACGGCTTCACGGTTCTTCGACATGTATGCGCGGGCAGACGAGGCGGCGATCCGACGCGCCCGCGGGCTGGCCGCTATGAAGAGCCTCTTCCTGATGCTGATGGGGCAGAACGGAGATCGGGGACTGCCCGGTGGCAAGCCGCACTGGGGACCTGTAGGCCGGGCGGCACTGGATCGTGTTCTGAAAGGCGTGTGA
- a CDS encoding ATP-binding protein codes for MAVKAMGWAHSFPMSEGVRVGREWTRRRLESLPWTAAEPDTVDAVVLAVSELITNAHIHAHSDAHLVLTWDGDCLQVSVHDEDPSLPRQREPEQGAVSGRGVAIVSKLADEWGTRCQRHGKTVTACFRPADPAAATGHQDSGS; via the coding sequence GTGGCGGTGAAGGCGATGGGGTGGGCGCACTCGTTCCCCATGTCCGAAGGAGTGCGCGTCGGCCGGGAGTGGACCCGCAGGCGTCTTGAGTCCCTGCCTTGGACCGCTGCCGAACCGGACACGGTGGACGCCGTCGTGCTGGCGGTGTCCGAGCTGATCACCAATGCGCACATCCACGCGCACAGCGACGCACACCTGGTCCTCACCTGGGACGGTGACTGCCTGCAGGTGAGCGTCCACGACGAGGACCCGTCGCTGCCGCGGCAGCGCGAACCGGAGCAGGGCGCGGTCTCCGGCCGTGGGGTGGCCATCGTGAGCAAGCTCGCCGATGAGTGGGGGACGAGGTGCCAACGGCACGGCAAGACGGTGACGGCGTGCTTCCGCCCCGCTGACCCTGCTGCCGCCACCGGCCATCAGGACAGCGGCAGTTGA
- a CDS encoding VOC family protein has product MLRLTDFIIDCPDTMELAAFYSEVVGLPVKQGSNENWAGIQFGELELAFIQVEDYRAPRWPDSEHPKQFHLDFEVDDIEAEQRRVLALGATLQRDCVGPEGYGFRVYADPVGHPFCLCRNKGVIWTDQGLIWPKRDQ; this is encoded by the coding sequence ATGCTACGACTAACCGACTTCATCATCGACTGCCCGGACACGATGGAGCTGGCAGCCTTCTACTCCGAGGTGGTGGGGCTCCCGGTCAAGCAGGGCAGTAACGAGAACTGGGCCGGCATCCAGTTCGGCGAGCTCGAACTGGCCTTCATCCAGGTGGAGGACTATCGCGCCCCGCGGTGGCCCGACAGCGAGCACCCCAAGCAGTTCCACCTCGACTTCGAAGTCGACGACATCGAGGCCGAACAGCGCCGCGTTCTGGCCCTCGGCGCGACCCTGCAGCGGGACTGCGTCGGCCCCGAGGGCTACGGTTTCCGCGTCTACGCCGACCCCGTCGGCCACCCCTTCTGCCTCTGCCGCAACAAGGGTGTCATCTGGACCGATCAGGGCCTCATCTGGCCCAAGCGCGACCAGTAG
- a CDS encoding LLM class flavin-dependent oxidoreductase, giving the protein MKVGIYFDLRNPPPWRQSWSRVYGFALEMCEEADRLGLDSVWFSEHHGFEDGYLPQPLTMAAAAAARTQLIRLGTAVIPAPLHAAPEIAEQAALVDIISDGRLDLGLGTGYRVPEYRLYGADLAKRYTTTDQRVREIRGLWAESLVTPGPVQEPLPIWLGYQGPQGARRAGRLGTGLLSLNPALLTPYREGLAESGYDVAAGRMQGSFTTFVTEDPDGDWPVVRKHLAYQWDSYRRYMVEGTDQPLPRPIDPEKWRETGLSATGVGQFLYGTPQDVADAIRAYVAGLPVEGVFLWASLAGMPEEMVARQVQLIAGKLRPLLAEV; this is encoded by the coding sequence ATGAAGGTGGGCATCTACTTCGATCTGCGCAACCCGCCGCCGTGGCGGCAGAGTTGGTCGCGGGTCTATGGCTTCGCCCTGGAGATGTGCGAGGAGGCGGACCGGCTCGGCCTCGACTCGGTCTGGTTCTCGGAACACCACGGCTTCGAGGACGGCTATCTCCCCCAGCCGCTCACCATGGCCGCGGCTGCCGCCGCGCGCACCCAGCTGATCCGCCTGGGCACGGCGGTCATCCCCGCACCACTGCACGCGGCCCCCGAGATCGCCGAACAGGCCGCGCTCGTAGACATCATCAGCGACGGCCGCTTGGACCTCGGGCTCGGCACCGGCTACCGGGTGCCCGAGTACCGGCTGTACGGCGCCGACCTTGCCAAGCGCTACACCACGACCGACCAGCGGGTACGGGAGATCCGCGGCCTGTGGGCCGAATCCCTGGTCACCCCAGGGCCGGTGCAGGAACCGCTGCCGATCTGGCTCGGCTACCAGGGCCCGCAGGGCGCCCGCCGGGCCGGCCGGCTCGGCACGGGTCTGCTGTCACTCAACCCGGCCCTGCTGACGCCGTACCGGGAAGGGCTCGCCGAGAGCGGGTACGACGTGGCGGCGGGCCGTATGCAGGGCTCGTTCACCACGTTCGTCACCGAGGACCCCGACGGCGACTGGCCCGTGGTCCGCAAGCACCTGGCGTACCAGTGGGACAGCTACCGCCGGTACATGGTGGAGGGCACCGATCAGCCGCTCCCCCGCCCCATCGACCCCGAGAAGTGGCGGGAGACGGGGCTGAGCGCGACGGGTGTCGGCCAGTTCCTCTACGGCACCCCGCAGGACGTCGCCGACGCCATCAGGGCGTACGTGGCAGGGTTGCCGGTGGAGGGCGTGTTCCTGTGGGCCTCGCTGGCCGGGATGCCCGAGGAGATGGTGGCCCGGCAGGTCCAGCTGATCGCCGGGAAGCTGCGTCCGCTGCTGGCCGAGGTCTGA
- a CDS encoding acyl-CoA dehydrogenase family protein, whose protein sequence is MDFGLTDEQDLLRATARKFVADVCPAEKAKQWDEEGVVPPELFRGMAELGWFSLPFAEDEGGDGGGPLELILIAEELGRASFDVAMCYIGVLIPGITVFRWGSEAQRDFIREQVMTGRHRLAVGLSEPDSGSDAAALRTTAEDHGDNFLVRGQKAWCTGGGLPDTTIATYVRTGPREPKHGGISLLLVDPATDGVEVRRTPTLARHILGTNEVFFNDALVPKENLVGPRDEGWKVMLSNIELEKVIISGGYLGAAQATLDEMLDYARNRHAFGRPIGNFQALAHAMADLQTEIDSARLLAYRAAWLLAQGKPCTREGSMAKLKGSETYVAAARLGMQVCAGHGFSTESVMSFRYRESIVATISGGTSQIQRNGIARSMGLRSY, encoded by the coding sequence GTGGACTTCGGGCTGACCGATGAGCAGGACCTGTTGCGTGCGACGGCTCGGAAGTTCGTCGCCGACGTGTGCCCGGCCGAGAAGGCCAAGCAGTGGGACGAGGAGGGCGTCGTACCGCCCGAGCTGTTTCGCGGAATGGCCGAGCTGGGGTGGTTCTCGCTCCCGTTCGCCGAGGACGAGGGCGGTGACGGTGGCGGACCGCTGGAGCTCATCCTCATCGCCGAGGAGCTCGGGCGGGCCAGCTTCGACGTGGCCATGTGCTACATCGGGGTGCTCATTCCCGGCATCACGGTGTTCCGGTGGGGCAGCGAGGCGCAGCGCGACTTCATCCGCGAGCAGGTGATGACGGGCCGCCACCGGCTCGCCGTCGGCCTCAGCGAGCCGGACAGCGGGTCCGACGCCGCGGCGCTGCGGACCACCGCCGAGGACCACGGGGACAACTTCCTCGTCCGCGGCCAGAAGGCCTGGTGCACGGGTGGCGGTCTGCCGGACACGACCATCGCCACGTACGTGCGGACCGGGCCCCGTGAGCCCAAGCACGGCGGCATCAGCCTGCTGCTCGTCGATCCCGCGACCGACGGCGTCGAGGTGCGCCGCACGCCGACACTGGCCCGGCACATCCTGGGCACCAACGAGGTCTTCTTCAACGACGCGCTGGTGCCGAAGGAGAACCTGGTCGGACCGCGCGACGAGGGCTGGAAGGTGATGCTCTCCAACATCGAGCTGGAGAAGGTGATCATCAGCGGGGGCTATCTGGGCGCCGCCCAGGCCACGCTCGACGAGATGCTCGACTACGCCCGCAACCGCCACGCCTTCGGTCGGCCGATCGGCAACTTCCAGGCCCTCGCGCACGCCATGGCCGACCTGCAGACCGAGATCGACTCCGCCCGGCTGCTCGCCTACCGGGCGGCCTGGCTGCTCGCCCAGGGCAAGCCGTGCACACGGGAAGGGTCGATGGCGAAGCTGAAGGGCTCCGAGACGTACGTGGCGGCCGCCCGGCTCGGGATGCAGGTCTGCGCGGGGCACGGCTTCTCGACGGAGAGTGTGATGAGCTTCCGGTACCGGGAGTCGATCGTGGCCACGATCTCCGGGGGCACGAGTCAGATCCAGCGCAACGGCATAGCCCGCAGCATGGGGCTCAGGTCCTACTGA